The DNA segment TGTTCTTGGTGCTGAGGTACACCGGCCAGCCTTTGTTCAACCCCATCTGGAGAGAGCTGTGAGCAAAGTCCCGGATTGAGCTGTCGGTGTTGTACATCCCCAGAGCCACTCCACCAGTACCTAAACATACATAATCACACATACGGTCAAGAAAACCTGGTCTAAAAGCAGATGAGCTTGTGCCAGTTCTATTTAGAAACAACTAGGATATGTTCCAATAATTTCTAATCAAACACCAAATCAGTGTTAATCTGGCCATGGGGCCTCAAACTGTAACACTGACGAGACAAACATGCTCAATGTTGCTAGGATGACATCACCATACAGAGCAATGCTCTCACAGGTGACCATCCGCTGTGATGACATCACCATTCAGAGACAGAAACATCTTTGACATACAGAAAGACTACATTTAAAATCACATACTTGCTGACTATAAAGTAGGTGCAAAACAGTATGTGAAAAGAATAGTATGTCCAAATTCACAGTTTTCATAAAATAGTATGCAAAATCTTACTACTTCCAATGGAAATTTGGAATCAATGTAGACTACCTTTAAAGTCATGGACAACAAATTTGATTGGCTCCCCTCCATTTTTAGGTGTGTATGTCATTTCCACGGTTCCAGGACCAGGAACAACGAAATCTGTGGCTTTGTACTGTTAAAATTGAAATGGACAGATTATCTCAGGAGACCTTTTACCTGTAATGTGATTTCACCGATATTAAAGAATGATTGCTTAGGTATAATGTGAACTTTGATAAAACAGCAGAAAGTATGATAAAAGATTCATACAAATCCGCAGTTAGGTTTAATTACAGATATTCTAATGAGTAAGAGCTGCTTGCCTGGTCTCCATGTGCGTGCCTGCCGATAATTATAGGCTTGATCCAACCAGGGACCAAGCGGGGAATGTTTTTGCAGATAATAGCCTCTCGGAACACAGTTCCTCCCAGGATGTTCCGGATTGTTCCGTTGGGAGAGCGCCACATCTTCTTGAGCTTGAACTCCTCCACACGCTTCTCGTCAGGAGTGATGGTGGCACACTTGATGCCAACGTTGTAGTGCCTCACAGCCTCGGCTGCCTCAACAGTCACCTTGTCATCAGTGGCATCACGGTTCTCCATTCCCAGGTCATAGCTACCACACAGAGAGCAAAACAGAAATCTCATGAGTTTTGCTAAACTATGTAAATCATTCGATTATGTTCTTATTGCAAATTCCATTTCAGTGGACAAAAAAACAGTTCCAACTTCCAAAGGTCTATTATTCTAGAAAATTTAATTGATGTTGAATCAAATGGAAAAAGCAAAATTGCATTTCATATCTTATACATGTAGTACACCTATGAGctgctttgagtccaaaaaaaaaaaaaaaaaaaaaaacctacaaccTAGCTCACAGTGGCAGCCAAATTGGTGATGTTGGACTCAGACCTACATTACACTATGCTCCCAGTCAGACAGATGGCGTCCCATGGCACGCTTTAAATGAGGTCAATGGGAAACTAGTGCCATGGTAATGTAGCAGAAAGTCACACTGTTCTAGTGAACTGAAATAGAACAATTAATTTCTTACTGtgataaaacagattttttaaaatttcaattaagACAActgtttgaatttgaatatattttgtaaagttAGTTCCGCTATGGCTATTATATCAGTACTTCTTAGTTTTCCAAGTTGCTGTTATATCatctacaaataaattatttgtgtaaataaatgtaaggaattattattattattattattatttgtttgtagtttatacaggtgctggtcatataattagaatatcatcaaaaagttgttgttttttcccccttaattccattcaaaatgtgaaactcctattttatcttattttcatttattacacacagactgatatatttcaaatgtttatttcttttaattttgatgattataacttagagctaaggaaaatcccaaattaaattaatttgagacAATGCAATGATACACATCTGATTAACTGTTTATTTTGACTTGAAGGGGTCCtcttatgctttttcactttttgaattttagtcagAGTGTAGTGTGCATGTTTGGGGAAGTCCACTCCAAAAGGgagatatttcatatttaaattttttttttttattacttttgtgACAATGTGCAGACTTGGTCCGTCAACTGTACTGAGCACCTTTTTAGGCTGACCTCGAGCAGTCCATTGAAATTGCCAGCAGCGTTTTCCagaaaataactgacttaaaaccattttttcagCCACCACTGTATTTCAAAAAACAATTAGAATCAAGATACTTAAACACGTAGTGGGTCGAAGAAAATCGACATATCAAAATGATACGTATCTCCATATGTATAATTTCTAAAACTAATGAAGCATCCTCACAGCATCCTCACAGAGACTCAACATCTAGCTAGAAAGAGTGTGACAGACTTCACACACACTTTGGAGAGAGCGTTCCTGAGCTACAACACATCACTGCCAGCGGAGACAGAACTTTCCCATACTTTCCTTGTTCTGTGTCCTCACTATTGTGTTGAGTAAGCTGTGACCTTTCACCCACTTTCTTTCCAATCCCTGTTATTATAATGATTCTGGAAAactgttggtggcgctagaggacTTCAAAACaatttaacatgcatttttttttttttttttttatagagttgCCATAGACTTAGTTCAATCTATCAAAGCAAACCTGTGATGCAAAGATGGCATTCAACAATGCAACCAAAAGCACAAACGACAAGTAAGCATACACAAACAATCTTACGATACAAGCTCAAAGACCAGTCCAAAGTTCAGTGAAAGTGACTGAATGGACAGGCGTCAAGAGATCCCCCCTTAAGTGACGAAACCCTGTTTGCTAACATACTGATAATACTCTTATCAGCCAAATAACCGACCGACTTTTTACCTTGCAACTATTATTCAAACCTCTAGGTCAAGTTCATGCAAAATGCTAAATACTTGATTGATTtatctattgatttttttttacaaaaaaaaaaaagctggtcaTTATAGTTAAAGAGCCATTCAGATCAAACCATAACTTATAAAGTTCAAAGAACAGATGCTGACAATTCAGAACACAGAAAAGCACAGAAAGTAATGCTAGGTAATAAAAGTTCTAAATTATGGGAAGATAACATTTCCCTTTGGCCTTGAGGATTACCACATTTGTACAACAGGAAATGTCATATTTGTAAAACTTCAGGAGCCTGCTCAGTGGAATGATTATTAATAGTAATGTACAGTTATTTCACTAAAATAAGTCTGTGGCAAGTTTATATTGGTTATAAAtagtaacaaataaaattaacagtATATTTATTATTGAGATTTcgatacattttaattatatatatatatatatatatatatatatatatatatatatatatatatatattaattataatgaatattaattattttataatatagagaaataatatattatgaaaGGAGTTTACTAATTATTTCAAAATGATTTCATAGTGCATAAAGTATTAATATGGCCTTAATATTAGCGCTGTGGGTATGAAACGACTAATTGGCAGCAAAGTGACATTAAATCAGATTAGCACACAGGCTTAAACCTGAGTATTCACAAGGGAAATcagatttaatgaaaaaaatgctCACCCGCTGtgacagtgacacacacacatttaatctcACCTGTGCAGGTCGAGCTCCAGATAAGGGAAAATGAGTTTCTCTTTTATGAGCTCCCATATGACTCTGGTCATCTCATCTCCTTGCATCTCCACCACAGAGCCAGCTTTAATCTTCTGAGACATTTTGGACCCTGCAAGACCGATGACAGCTAGATGTTATGATGTATAGTAAGGCCAGTACTTACTCCCTGAAGAATGAATAGATTCCAATGAGAAAAGTTACAAAACCAGTGAATCAGCATTTTTGCCTTAAACCTGTTTTAACGAACAGCAGTTTTGAGCCTGCAGACTAATAAACATAAATCTCAGTCTGTGAaaagtctcttttttttcataaatggctATACTAATACCAGTTTTTGCAAGTACAATAATTATAGTGTTATCATCTATGTACTGATATACCAGCTTTTGTGAGAGACAAGATCAGCTATTCTCATGCAACTAAAGTAACTGCACCTGACACCTGACGTATTGCATCAATTGTGTCACTATTAACAAATGTTTCAAAGTCTTATTGCAGTTCCGGTTGCGAAACAAAACCATTAGAACTATTAGCATACCGGTAGCAATTTACAGGAAACGTCAAATAAAGCAACAGCGACTGTAAGATGATTTAACGACTATTTTGAACGATCGCGGCTTAATATTCGACGCCTACCTTTTCTTTTGAGATTGTATTGGAGTAAATGGAGAGATATCTGATGGTTGACTTTGAGTCTTGGAAGGCGCTGTTTCCTATCAGCTGAGAGGATGGCATTGGCTCTTTCCAGCTCTGCTCATACATGTACTTCTGCAATCAGATAATCCTCCACCAATCCAAGAGAAGACGGAACTACACTCAAACGACTAGTCCCTCCTTCATTAGAGGCATATGTTTGTGTAGAACAGCTGTTTGCATTGAGACAGACACTTGTCTTCCTCTAGGAGACGCTATGCAGCTCAGAAATGAGGACCATTCGTTGAACTGTAGGATCACAAATccattttattcacattttacaACTGAAATCAAATGGGCAATAGTTAGAAAATGTTCAaaatttttggtcatttttatttcaattgtaaaaaagtgaaaaaaataatttagatttaatGACTTTGaataaatcaatttaaacaaTAGCTTAGAacacaaaactcattttaatattctgatatCCAATAAATGTAGGCAGTAGGTAtaaattcagtatattttaaattaattttagatttttttttaattagcccaTTAAATGCAAGTTGCAAGAATCGTTAAAATTACCAATGataaataaatttgaaacatGTAGTACCTGCTGtaaaaactacacacacacacacaaatacatttccCCACACTGAATTATGATATTAAATGttggttaataataatattgtggtTATGGCCATGTCATATGTAATTGTCAATCTTCTTAAAATCATTAAAACCTTCAAGCTGTTTCCCTATAATATTGTGATGATAAACCCGTGTCGTATTtgttttcatacatttatttatattataattacatttatttttttgcattttgtatttCTCCCAATAGAACATGCATTAATCCGTTCTCATCAACACGGTGAAAAGTAATAATTACCACGTGACTTCTGCGTTATTTTTGAAAGCAATATGACCAATATTTTACACATGAATAAAGAATTAACTATTCACGAAGTGAattcattataatgaatgaaacatagattattatttatttagaactaaaatattatttagaacCATAAGCCACGCCCATTTTGAACCTCTCTGCAATTCCACTCActtttatcaaaattaaaaacCAGTCGTTTAACGCAACCACTTAAACTTGGTCTTCGTTCTGTTTAAAACTCATTAAAAATAGACCTAGGTATATATTTATCAAGTAGGCTATGCAGAGAATTGGTACTACCGCGTCATAAAAGTGCGTCATGACGCCACCAAAATAACAGAATAAGGGCGACGCCAGTGCCAATTTCCATAAACCAAACTGTTAATGATTTGGTTTTGTACCAGCCTTCCCCTGCACACATCATATAAGGGTGATTTCTAGTTTCCATGCCTCCAGCGAATCTTCATTAACAAAAGCAGATGAAACAGAAGATGAATGTAAGACAGATATATACAGGTTCACCCAACCTCCAAAACGCATTCTGTTTCTTGAGTAGTCCATATTCTCAATCCAACTTCAAGAGCACTGCCCTTCATGTGCTGCTGAAACGGTGTGCTCATATCCTCTGAGTTTGTCTGAGTAGGAAGGGGGTGAAAGTGAGCACTGAGCAGTCGTTTGGCAGCTCCTGTAGGATTCAGACTCACCGGCAGATGTCGCCATACCATCACTCAGTCTGTAGTAAGAGTCCCCTCTGACTGCCACAATATTTTGTCCTTTATGCCGGTGTTTATTGTAATGGTTTAGCATACTTGAAAtctaccttttatttatttaatatatttttatagcaaTGCAAGACATGGTAAAGGACTTCTGATAAAGTCAAGTTACAAtacaataccaaaaaaaaaatctatgtaagTGTGTCGTCCTTTGGAATATTTTGGGCATCTGGAATGTGAGTCTGCAGGCCAAGGTAACATTAAACTTTAGGTTTGAGGGTGTGAGCTTTTCAATCTGAAACAAGACAccaacatttaaaagaaaaataacaaaatgttgccatatatattacttatttttcttcttctctttttatACTTTGGACTATTGTTTTAACCTAAGTGAGTTCTAAGTGGTGAGTTCATTGTATTTATTGCCTGTGTCAAATTACATATCGTTCACTTGTTTTTCTTGTTAAAGGCTGTTCCATGGggacaatgtatttttttccgaccacactggagaaaaatgacagtaaagctTTTTTCCCTTATTATTCTGTTCTATTATTATTGACCACAAACACATTGATcgtatataaaattaaatccaaaaaaaaaaaaaaaaaaaaaaaaatagtagtagtAAAACACTCTTGCAAATAGTTAAAtccatttttgaaaaatatttacattttgtacaatatttttattttaaggattttttttttctatctggtTCTTTGAACTACTCATGCcaccatttctttaaaaaagttaagGTTACACCACCTTGACAGACATGTTTATTATTATGGAGGTGTAGACTATTCATGTAAATTTTagccaatgtatttttttaacaacttAGATCCAGTAAATGATCATTGCGTTACTGACCCTTAAATAAAACAATCTCACTTTTTATGTGTAAAATCAGGAAACCTTAGaaactcgatttttttttttaatcagcaatTTGATTTGTTTTAGATAATTTCATCTGAATACAAAATCTTTTATAAAAAGACGAGTAGCAAGGGTTCTAGCCTCCTTACCAGATTGCTCCCCACGTGACGTGACACCTGCTGGTATGAGCAACTAGAGAAAGCCAGTAATATAGA comes from the Carassius gibelio isolate Cgi1373 ecotype wild population from Czech Republic chromosome B9, carGib1.2-hapl.c, whole genome shotgun sequence genome and includes:
- the idh1 gene encoding isocitrate dehydrogenase [NADP] cytoplasmic isoform X2; this encodes MSQKIKAGSVVEMQGDEMTRVIWELIKEKLIFPYLELDLHSYDLGMENRDATDDKVTVEAAEAVRHYNVGIKCATITPDEKRVEEFKLKKMWRSPNGTIRNILGGTVFREAIICKNIPRLVPGWIKPIIIGRHAHGDQYKATDFVVPGPGTVEMTYTPKNGGEPIKFVVHDFKGTGGVALGMYNTDSSIRDFAHSSLQMGLNKGWPVYLSTKNTILKKYDGRFKDIFQEIYDKEYKAQYEAKGIWYEHRLIDDMVAQAMKSEGGFIWACKNYDGDVQSDSVAQGYGSLGMMTSVLVCPDGRTVEAEAAHGTVTRHYRMHQQGKETSTNPIASIFAWTRGLLHRAELDKNAELRVFAEALEAVCVETIEADFMTKDLAICIKGMSSVKRSDYLNTFEFLDKLAENLKIKLSSQPKL
- the idh1 gene encoding isocitrate dehydrogenase [NADP] cytoplasmic isoform X1, whose protein sequence is MDYSRNRMRFGGSKMSQKIKAGSVVEMQGDEMTRVIWELIKEKLIFPYLELDLHSYDLGMENRDATDDKVTVEAAEAVRHYNVGIKCATITPDEKRVEEFKLKKMWRSPNGTIRNILGGTVFREAIICKNIPRLVPGWIKPIIIGRHAHGDQYKATDFVVPGPGTVEMTYTPKNGGEPIKFVVHDFKGTGGVALGMYNTDSSIRDFAHSSLQMGLNKGWPVYLSTKNTILKKYDGRFKDIFQEIYDKEYKAQYEAKGIWYEHRLIDDMVAQAMKSEGGFIWACKNYDGDVQSDSVAQGYGSLGMMTSVLVCPDGRTVEAEAAHGTVTRHYRMHQQGKETSTNPIASIFAWTRGLLHRAELDKNAELRVFAEALEAVCVETIEADFMTKDLAICIKGMSSVKRSDYLNTFEFLDKLAENLKIKLSSQPKL